In one window of Ferriphaselus amnicola DNA:
- the fliQ gene encoding flagellar biosynthesis protein FliQ, whose product MTPESVMTIGRQALELTLMVSAPLLLTALIVGLVVSIFQAATQINEMTLSFIPKLIAMFLVMIIAGPWMIGMMTDYMKRLFESIPWLVG is encoded by the coding sequence ATGACCCCAGAAAGTGTAATGACGATAGGTAGGCAGGCGCTGGAACTGACGCTGATGGTGTCCGCCCCACTACTGCTCACCGCACTCATCGTCGGCCTAGTGGTCAGCATCTTCCAAGCCGCCACGCAGATCAACGAAATGACGCTGTCGTTCATTCCCAAGCTAATTGCGATGTTTTTAGTGATGATCATCGCGGGGCCGTGGATGATCGGAATGATGACCGACTACATGAAGCGGCTGTTCGAGAGTATCCCTTGGCTGGTAGGATAA
- the fliR gene encoding flagellar biosynthetic protein FliR has product MISFTSAQLNFWIATFVFPLARIMAFIATAPILSNRQIPNRVKIGFGFILTVAIAPTLSIPTDIEPGTAQGILVLLIQILVGVAMGFTMRLVFTAIEMAGEIAGLQIGLGFASFYDPQRASFTPILAQFLGVIAALTFLTMDGHLYLIATLTESFQAFPISATPPTANAMHTIALWGGSIFVFALQLSLPVLGALLITNLAMGILSRSAPQVNLFAIGFPITLTVGFIIIALSMSYFAPLVDQFTHNGIDTMLRVTRQMGKP; this is encoded by the coding sequence GTGATCTCATTCACCAGCGCGCAACTGAATTTCTGGATTGCCACTTTCGTGTTCCCACTGGCGCGCATCATGGCCTTCATCGCCACTGCGCCCATCCTCAGCAACCGTCAGATTCCCAACCGAGTCAAGATCGGCTTCGGCTTCATCCTAACCGTCGCTATCGCGCCCACGCTGAGCATCCCAACTGACATCGAGCCGGGCACTGCTCAGGGGATATTGGTGCTGTTGATACAGATTCTGGTCGGCGTGGCGATGGGTTTCACCATGCGCCTAGTGTTCACCGCGATCGAAATGGCCGGCGAGATCGCTGGTTTGCAGATCGGCTTGGGCTTCGCCAGCTTCTACGATCCACAGCGCGCCTCATTCACCCCCATCCTGGCGCAATTCCTTGGAGTAATTGCTGCGCTCACCTTCCTGACCATGGACGGCCACCTCTACCTGATCGCCACACTGACCGAAAGCTTCCAAGCTTTCCCGATCTCGGCCACGCCACCGACCGCTAACGCCATGCACACCATCGCGCTGTGGGGCGGCAGCATCTTCGTATTCGCCCTGCAACTATCATTGCCAGTGCTGGGTGCGCTACTCATCACCAATCTGGCGATGGGCATCCTGTCCCGCAGTGCGCCTCAGGTCAACCTATTCGCTATCGGCTTCCCGATCACATTGACGGTCGGCTTCATCATCATCGCGTTGTCGATGTCCTACTTCGCCCCGCTCGTCGATCAATTCACCCATAACGGCATCGACACCATGCTGCGCGTAACACGCCAGATGGGAAAACCTTAA